In Mycolicibacterium aubagnense, the DNA window TCGGGGGCGACGGTGCTGACCGGCGGCCGGCCTCGTCCCGACATCGGGCCACAGTGCTATGAGCCCACTATCCTGGTCGGCGCGACACCGTCAGCGCGGCTGCACACCGAGGAGGTGTTCGGTCCGATTGCCGCGATCTACCCCTTCGGCACCGTTGACGAGGCGATCGCGCTGGCAAACGACACCGCCTATGGGCTATCCGCCAGTATCTGGACTCGAGACATCAAAGAGGGGATGAGACTCGGGCAGCGGATCCGGGCCGGCGGTGTCAATGTCAATGACGGCTACACCGCGGCGTTCGGCGCGCATTCAGCACCGGCCGGCGGGATGAAGGCTTCGGGTATCGGGCGGCGGCACGGCGCACCGGGGCTGCTGCGCTTCACCGAAGCACAGACCATCGGGGTGCAGAGACTGATCGCGATGGATTCGCGTTTCGGTATGCCGCGGCGCATCCACGGCGAACTTGTGAGCCGTTCGGTCCGAATCCTGCAGTTCTTGCGTTGATGGACCATGGCCAGGCGATGCAGTACTCGGTCCATCTCTGACGCGGGCGATGAAAAATGCACTCCCATAACATGATTCGACTACTATTCGCATAGAGACTCGCAACGCAAGTGCGGGACATCAGAGTTATCAGTCTGAGCCGCAATGCTATTGGCCGAATGCGGTAGCACGTCCGTCCGTGGGAGGCCAGGGGAGCGCCGAATCGTTGTCCTGTCTTGGGTCCCGACTACGTGTGTCGAACTGGTATCGCCATCATCGATCGGCAGACACTGCTGCATTGTCGACTAGATTTCTACATACTATTCGGTATGTAAAATAGAGCCGGTCAACGTCTTCGCAACGCGACAATGACGATCCTTCAGCAGCGCTGCGGATACGGTCTTCGCCAGACGTCTAGGCGACTAAATTGAACGCAACCGCCACTTCGGCAGCTTCCGAGTCAATACCGTGTCGTACAACATGTTCCGCTGGATCAAGTACCTCCGCGGCGTGGGCTGAACGGGCGCCCTGTCCACGCTTGGGGTTCGTGGTGGGTCGAGCTGCATTTGCAATGCTCGTCGCCAGGTATCGCGATTTTTCGGCAGTGCTCTTCCAGGGGCGGTTGTGTTATATACATTCGGGTGTGTATGTTTTATCCAGCAGATGGCAACCCGATGAAGGGAACGTGATGTCGAACAGGGTCTACGTTATCGGCGTAGGGATGACGAAGTTTGAGAAGCCGGGCCGGCGTCTCAATGAGGACGGTTCGGTGTGGGACTACCCGGACATGGCGCGGGAGTCGGGCACGAAGGCGTTGGCCGATGCGGGAATCGACTACCGCGAAGTAGGGCAGGGTTACGTCGGGTACGTGTTCGGGGAGTCCACCTCGGGTCAGCGCGCGCTGTATGGGCTTGGCATGAGCGGGATTCCGGTCATCAACGTGAACAACAACTGCTCGACCGGGTCCACTGCGCTTTTCCTTGCCGCACAGGCGATTCGGGGCGGCGCGGCGGACTGTACGATCGCGCTGGGTTTCGAGAAGATGCAACCGGGTTCGCTGGGAGCCTCATATGACGACCGCGCCCAGCCGATGGACAAGCACATCATGGCCCTGGCTGAGATCTCGGAGGTGCTGTTCCCGCCCGCGCCGTGGATGTTCGGCGCGGCCGGCCGCGAGCACATGAAGGAATATGGTTCTACCGCAGAACATTTCGCCAAGATCGGCTACAAGAATCACAAGCATTCGGTGAACAACCCGTATGCGCAGTTCCAGGACGAATACACCCTGGATGACATCCTGGCGGCCAAGATGATCTACGACCCGTTGACCAAGCTGCAGTGCTCGCCGACCTCGGATGGGTCCGGCGCGGCGATCCTGGCATCGGAGGCGTTCGTGGATTCCCATGGTTTGGCGTCGCAGGCGGTCGAGATTGTCGGGCAGGCTATGACCACCGACTTCGAGAACACCTTCGACGGCACCTGCAAGGCGTTGATTGGACATCACATGAACGCTGCTGCCGCCCAGCGGGTTTACGAGCAGTCCGGGTTGGGTCCAGAAGACATCGGGGTAATCGAGCTGCATGACTGCTTCTCGGCCAACGAGCTGCTCTTGTATGAGTCGCTAGGGCTCTGCGGTGAGGGTGAGGCGCACAAGCTGCTCGACAACGGCGACACCACTTATGGCGGACGTTGGGTGGTCAACCCCTCTGGTGGTCTGATCTCCAAAGGGCATCCGCTGGGTGCTACCGGGTTAGCGCAGTGCGCCGAGCTGACCTGGCAATTGCGTGGCACTGCCGACAAGCGTCAGGTGGACGGGGTCACCGCGGCCCTGCAACACAACATCGGACTGGGCGGTGCCGCCGTCGTGACCGCCTACCAGCGCGCCGAGCGCTGAAATCCCAACCAACACCATCAAATCAAGGAGAAATCATGGGACACATCGAAGCAACCAAGGAACTGTCGACCAGCCCGGAGGCCCTGTGGAACACAATCTCGGATTTGTCCAGCTGGGACCAGTGGTTCACCATCCACGAGAAGTGGCTGCAGGAACCGCCGGCCGTGCTGACCGAAGGCACTACGCTCACCGCCAAGATCGTAATGCTTGGGATGGCCAATAAGATCGAGTGGAAGATCGACAAACTCGACGCCCCGAACAGCTTGTCGCTGTCCGGCACGGGCATGGCGGGAGTGAAGTGCCACTTCGAGTTTTCGGTCACGCCATCAGATGGCGGCTCGAAGTTCAGCGTGGCAGGCGACTTTGAGGGAGCACTTGTCAAGGGTGCGCTCGCCAAGGCGGTCGAGAAGGATGGCGCCAAGCAGTTGGACAAGACCTTGGCTCAGCTCGGGTCAGTGGCGGCGGCGAGCTGAGATGGCCGAGCAGATTACCGAATTCGACAATTCGGGTCTGAATTCCTGGGCTGATCCAGAGGGCTTCGAGGTCACCAGAGAGCGGATCGCTGAGTATGCCGCGGCAACCAATGATCCGATCGAGGCGCACCGTGCCGGCGACGTCGCACCGCCGGTATTTGCGATCGTACCTGCCTTCGACGCGATGATGGCACCGGTGCTCGATGTGGTGCCGATCGAGATCTTTGGTCGAATTGTCCACGGGGAACAGGATTTCCACTTTCACCGTCCGATCCGGCCGGGCGACAAGCTAGCCTCGCGTGGGCGAGTGATCGGCTACGACACAGTGGACTCGGGCACTCGGGTTTCGATTCATCTCGAGACCCGAGCCGCGGATGACGAACTGGTCAATGAGCAGTACCTGATCGGGTTCTATCGCGGTGTCAACGCAGGTAAGGCGGTGGGGGATCGGGTGCCCCACCACAAGTTCGATGTCGGACTGCGTGACCGGGCGCCGATGGCCAAGCTGGTGCAGCATGTCGATGCTGATCAGACCTTCCGGTACGGGCCGGCCGCAGGTGATCCGATGCCGATTCACCTGGACGAGGAGGCCGCCAGGGATGCCGGTCTGCCGGGCATCATCGCTCACGGGCTGTGCACCATGGCGTTCACTTCGTGGGCGGTGCTCACGGAGGTCGGCGGATCGGACGTCAACCGACTCAAGCGGTTCGCGGTCCGGTTCTCCAAGATGGTGCTGCCGAGTGACGATCTGGAGACCCGGATCTGGCAGACCGGACGCACCGGCGGGGCAACGACATTCGCGTTCGAGACTGCCCGTAACGGGGACGCCGGCGAGGAATTCGCCATCACTGACGGCTTGGCCGTCATCGCCGACTAAGACAAGGGAGCAATACCAATGAGAGCTTTGGAAGGCCGCGTGGCGGTGATCACCGGCGCGGGTCGTGGTATCGGCCGCGAGCATGCGCTGCTTTTCGCCGCCGAAGGCGCCAGCGTCGTCGTCAACGACTTGGGTGGCAGCAACGCGGGCGAAGGCACGGATGCAGGTCCGGCGCACGAGGTGGTCGCCGAGATCCGCGCTGCGGGCGGCACTGCCGTTGCCCACACCGAGAACATCGCCACCTGGGACGGCGCGGAATCTTTGGTAAACCTGGCGATCGGCGAGTTCGGTCGACTCGATGTGGTCGTCAACAACGCCGGTATCCTGCGGGACGGTTTCATACCCACGCTGAGCGAGGCGGACTGGGATGCCGTGGTGGCGGTTCATCTCAAAGGCCACTTCTCGGTGCTGCGGCACGCGGCCGACTACTGGAAGTCCCAATCCAAGGCCGGTAATCAGCCAAATGCAGCGGTGATCAACACCGCGTCGGGTTCGGGAACCACCGTCCCCAACGCGGGCCAGGCCAACTATGGGGCGGTCAAGGCCGCCATCGCGGCCTTGACCTTGGTCGCCGCCGATGAGTTGGAGCGCTACGGCGTGCGAGTCAACGCCATCGCGCCGATCGCACGGACTCGGCTCACCTTGGCCACCCCGGGCATGGGCGCGATGATGGGCGAGCCCACCGATGAGGGCGAGGTCGATCTGTTCAGCCCTGCCAACATCTCTCCGCTGGTCGCCTACCTGGCAACAGAGAAGTGTCCCGTCACCGGTCAGGTGTATGCCGTTCAGGGCGGGGCGATCTCGCAACTGGGCGGCTGGCACGATGTCGACACAATCGAGACCGACGGCCTGTGGCGCATCGACGACATCGCCGGAAGGCTGCCGTCATGATCGAGTGGTCCGATACCGACGAGATCATGCGGGATACGATGCGGGAGTTCATCGACAAAGAGATCCGCCCGCACCTGGATCGACTGGAAAGCGGCGAACTGTCGCCGTACCGATTCGCGCGAAAACTGTTCAGCGAGTTCGGCTTGGACGAGATGGCGGCCGAGGCGGTTAAGAACATGCTGGACAAGCAACGCGCCAAGGCGGAGGCAACTGCCACGGGTGAAGCCCCGGTGAAGAAGGGGGAATCTGGAGGCGGACTTGGCGAAATCGGCGCGCAGGCGTCGATGGCGGCGGTCATGGTCTCCGAACTGGCCGGGGTCAGCATCGGCCTGTTGAGCAGCATCGGCGTCAGCCTCGGTCTGGGTGCGGCGACCATCATGAGCCGGGGCACCCTAGCGCAGAAGGAGCGCTGGCTGCCGGAGTTGGTGACGCTGGAGAAGATTGCGGCCTGGGCGATCACCGAGCCGGATGCCGGGTCGGATGCCTTCGGCGGCATGAAGACCTACGTCAAACGCGATGGCGAGAATTATATTCTCAACGGCCAGAAGACTTTTATCACCAACGGGCCGGATGCCGATCTGCT includes these proteins:
- a CDS encoding type II toxin-antitoxin system Rv0910 family toxin, producing MGHIEATKELSTSPEALWNTISDLSSWDQWFTIHEKWLQEPPAVLTEGTTLTAKIVMLGMANKIEWKIDKLDAPNSLSLSGTGMAGVKCHFEFSVTPSDGGSKFSVAGDFEGALVKGALAKAVEKDGAKQLDKTLAQLGSVAAAS
- a CDS encoding lipid-transfer protein, whose product is MSNRVYVIGVGMTKFEKPGRRLNEDGSVWDYPDMARESGTKALADAGIDYREVGQGYVGYVFGESTSGQRALYGLGMSGIPVINVNNNCSTGSTALFLAAQAIRGGAADCTIALGFEKMQPGSLGASYDDRAQPMDKHIMALAEISEVLFPPAPWMFGAAGREHMKEYGSTAEHFAKIGYKNHKHSVNNPYAQFQDEYTLDDILAAKMIYDPLTKLQCSPTSDGSGAAILASEAFVDSHGLASQAVEIVGQAMTTDFENTFDGTCKALIGHHMNAAAAQRVYEQSGLGPEDIGVIELHDCFSANELLLYESLGLCGEGEAHKLLDNGDTTYGGRWVVNPSGGLISKGHPLGATGLAQCAELTWQLRGTADKRQVDGVTAALQHNIGLGGAAVVTAYQRAER
- a CDS encoding MaoC/PaaZ C-terminal domain-containing protein, which encodes MAEQITEFDNSGLNSWADPEGFEVTRERIAEYAAATNDPIEAHRAGDVAPPVFAIVPAFDAMMAPVLDVVPIEIFGRIVHGEQDFHFHRPIRPGDKLASRGRVIGYDTVDSGTRVSIHLETRAADDELVNEQYLIGFYRGVNAGKAVGDRVPHHKFDVGLRDRAPMAKLVQHVDADQTFRYGPAAGDPMPIHLDEEAARDAGLPGIIAHGLCTMAFTSWAVLTEVGGSDVNRLKRFAVRFSKMVLPSDDLETRIWQTGRTGGATTFAFETARNGDAGEEFAITDGLAVIAD
- a CDS encoding SDR family oxidoreductase; its protein translation is MRALEGRVAVITGAGRGIGREHALLFAAEGASVVVNDLGGSNAGEGTDAGPAHEVVAEIRAAGGTAVAHTENIATWDGAESLVNLAIGEFGRLDVVVNNAGILRDGFIPTLSEADWDAVVAVHLKGHFSVLRHAADYWKSQSKAGNQPNAAVINTASGSGTTVPNAGQANYGAVKAAIAALTLVAADELERYGVRVNAIAPIARTRLTLATPGMGAMMGEPTDEGEVDLFSPANISPLVAYLATEKCPVTGQVYAVQGGAISQLGGWHDVDTIETDGLWRIDDIAGRLPS